A genomic stretch from Desulfotignum balticum DSM 7044 includes:
- the hmcE gene encoding sulfate respiration complex protein HmcE — MHEFLTGIFFWIAVGVCIIGMAVRFVRYFLGLNWQLDRVAYRAHPAAGIKGAARSIYKWLIPFGTRGWRTQPVMTAAFFGFHVSAVAVPLFLAGHNLFLESKIGFSLITLGPALADFLSWLAVGCGAFLILRRLVLPEVRILTTWNDYFIWFIALAPFVTGLVARYQMGSYGFWLNLHIFCGELLLIAIPFTKMSHVFLFFASRAQLGMDFGIKRGGMKGTKMAW, encoded by the coding sequence ATGCATGAGTTTTTGACAGGCATATTTTTCTGGATTGCCGTGGGGGTGTGTATCATCGGCATGGCAGTGCGGTTTGTGCGCTATTTTCTGGGCCTGAACTGGCAACTGGACCGGGTGGCCTACCGGGCTCATCCGGCTGCGGGAATCAAAGGCGCTGCAAGATCCATCTACAAATGGCTGATCCCCTTCGGAACCCGTGGCTGGCGCACCCAGCCGGTGATGACGGCCGCGTTTTTCGGGTTTCATGTCAGTGCCGTGGCCGTGCCCCTTTTTCTGGCCGGGCACAACCTGTTTCTGGAAAGCAAAATCGGGTTTTCCCTGATCACCCTGGGACCGGCCCTGGCAGATTTTCTTTCCTGGCTGGCCGTGGGTTGCGGCGCGTTTCTGATCCTGCGGCGCTTAGTGCTGCCCGAAGTGCGCATATTGACCACCTGGAACGATTATTTCATCTGGTTTATTGCCCTGGCCCCTTTTGTCACGGGGCTTGTGGCAAGATACCAGATGGGATCTTATGGATTCTGGCTGAATCTGCACATCTTCTGCGGTGAACTGCTGCTGATCGCCATCCCGTTCACCAAAATGTCCCACGTGTTTCTGTTCTTTGCATCCCGGGCTCAGCTGGGAATGGATTTCGGCATCAAACGCGGGGGCATGAAAGGCACCAAAATGGCCTGGTAA
- the hmcB gene encoding sulfate respiration complex iron-sulfur protein HmcB encodes MGISRRKFIGCLGALALGPAMGIPGTAQGASNKEFAGWPDSQSVLHDITKCIGCRKCESACHRVNHLPDPETSFEDLQVLDQKRRTDADVFTVVNRVDNSLPVFVKTQCNHCLEPACASACFVKALKKTPEGAVVYNEKLCVGCRYCMVACPFNIPAYEYHKALAPRVTKCTMCHPRILEGKRPGCVEDCPAGALISGTRDELLAYAWDRIRTYPERYVSHVYGEHEMGGTSWLYLSGLHFSQVGMREDLGTKSAPELTAGPLSAVPIVVGLWPVLLTGVYAISKRKEKIAELEKQAAVTEAVDQSKKEAQARMETLRKKWDQEKQSAINFEVKKALEDAAAKDPEPGQSKEDE; translated from the coding sequence ATGGGTATCTCGCGAAGAAAATTTATCGGCTGCCTGGGCGCGTTGGCACTGGGACCGGCCATGGGTATTCCGGGCACGGCCCAGGGTGCTTCCAACAAGGAGTTTGCCGGATGGCCCGACAGCCAAAGCGTACTTCATGATATCACAAAATGCATCGGTTGCCGTAAATGCGAAAGCGCCTGTCACCGGGTCAACCATCTTCCTGACCCGGAAACCTCTTTTGAGGATTTGCAAGTGCTGGATCAGAAACGCCGGACCGATGCGGATGTCTTCACCGTGGTCAACCGTGTTGACAACAGCTTGCCCGTGTTTGTCAAAACCCAGTGCAATCACTGCCTGGAGCCTGCCTGTGCATCCGCCTGCTTTGTCAAGGCACTGAAAAAAACCCCGGAAGGGGCCGTGGTCTATAATGAAAAATTATGTGTGGGATGCCGGTACTGCATGGTGGCCTGTCCTTTCAATATTCCGGCCTATGAATATCACAAGGCCCTGGCCCCCCGGGTGACCAAATGCACCATGTGCCATCCACGGATTCTTGAAGGCAAGCGCCCCGGCTGTGTCGAGGACTGCCCGGCCGGCGCATTGATATCCGGCACACGCGATGAATTGCTCGCCTATGCCTGGGATCGGATCCGGACATATCCGGAGCGGTATGTATCCCATGTCTATGGCGAGCATGAGATGGGCGGTACCAGCTGGCTGTATCTTTCCGGTCTTCACTTCAGCCAGGTGGGAATGAGAGAGGATTTAGGCACGAAGTCCGCACCGGAACTTACGGCCGGCCCGTTGTCCGCCGTACCCATTGTCGTGGGACTGTGGCCCGTACTGCTGACAGGGGTTTATGCCATCTCAAAACGCAAGGAAAAGATCGCTGAACTGGAAAAACAGGCGGCTGTGACCGAAGCTGTGGATCAGAGCAAAAAAGAAGCCCAGGCCCGGATGGAAACTCTCAGGAAAAAATGGGATCAGGAGAAACAGTCGGCCATCAATTTCGAGGTGAAAAAAGCACTTGAAGACGCCGCAGCCAAAGACCCGGAACCGGGGCAGAGCAAGGAGGATGAATAA
- the divK gene encoding DVU0259 family response regulator domain-containing protein, which translates to MSKKILIIDDDPNILDYLSALFTDNGYDTQVAPDAVKGLETARRFLPDLITLDIEMPGEWGPRFYRQMMQIKELKNTPVIVISGLSGNEHAIPKAIAAVKKPFDREELLRIVKEAIG; encoded by the coding sequence ATGTCAAAAAAAATTCTGATTATAGATGATGATCCCAATATCCTGGACTATCTTTCCGCATTGTTCACGGACAATGGTTATGATACCCAGGTGGCACCCGACGCCGTAAAGGGGCTTGAAACAGCCCGCCGGTTTCTGCCGGACCTGATCACCCTGGATATTGAGATGCCCGGGGAGTGGGGACCGCGGTTTTACCGGCAGATGATGCAGATCAAGGAATTGAAAAACACGCCCGTCATCGTGATTTCCGGGCTGTCGGGCAATGAACATGCCATTCCCAAGGCCATTGCCGCAGTGAAAAAACCCTTTGACAGGGAAGAGCTGCTTCGTATTGTCAAAGAAGCCATCGGTTAA
- the hmcA gene encoding sulfate respiration complex hexadecaheme cytochrome HmcA, with amino-acid sequence MAKRIACLWIVAAGVIFFLFPFPGQTAFEKEAGPAVPPDRIMINLPQESEGNEMPPVAFMHARHNESVEGDCTRCHVEKDPAVVFKFQRTDQPASMDLYHDNCIVCHEQQKDAGQPAGPTTAQCRSCHGAVVPDPAPGTQWEKIDFDRSLHYIHEVSDHIGSPDNPSDPDNCNACHHRYDEVQQRIVTERGTESACIYCHKEVEADGVRSIRDASHDACVACHLTQKNQEVKAGPVECYGCHRAGVRAEMPVVPDAPRMKRNQPDAVFMTGGTTGEGQAVYRMSPVVFDHKQHETAAASCRVCHHESLESCSQCHTPAGDEKGGFVRLEQAMHAQTESASCVGCHAQETRKTDCAGCHDVMPRPRMTENACQVCHNDPDRTVVHDPEMQQIRADTFVSAASDEYRPVMPKDIPETVTIGVLSDTYQPSRFPHRKVMDGIARRVEDSDLANTFHKNQQTLCMGCHHNSPSSLTPPDCAACHAVAGDGMPTSAPGIPDLKTAYHGQCMGCHDKMEIAAVPSTDCQICHEKK; translated from the coding sequence ATGGCAAAACGGATCGCATGTTTATGGATCGTGGCAGCGGGGGTCATTTTTTTCCTGTTTCCTTTTCCGGGGCAGACCGCCTTTGAAAAGGAAGCCGGACCGGCGGTTCCTCCGGACCGGATCATGATCAACCTGCCCCAGGAATCAGAAGGAAATGAAATGCCGCCGGTGGCGTTTATGCATGCCCGCCACAATGAATCGGTTGAAGGCGATTGCACCCGATGTCATGTCGAAAAAGACCCGGCAGTGGTTTTTAAATTTCAACGCACAGACCAGCCGGCATCCATGGATCTTTACCATGACAACTGTATTGTGTGCCATGAACAGCAAAAAGACGCCGGTCAACCGGCCGGCCCCACGACGGCCCAATGCCGGTCATGTCATGGGGCAGTCGTGCCTGACCCCGCCCCCGGCACCCAGTGGGAAAAAATCGATTTTGACCGGTCTTTGCATTACATTCATGAAGTATCCGATCATATCGGTTCCCCGGACAACCCATCTGACCCTGACAACTGCAATGCCTGCCATCACCGGTACGATGAGGTACAACAGCGGATCGTGACAGAAAGAGGGACCGAAAGCGCCTGCATCTATTGTCACAAAGAAGTTGAGGCCGACGGGGTCCGGTCGATACGGGACGCCTCTCATGATGCTTGTGTGGCCTGCCATCTGACCCAAAAAAATCAGGAAGTGAAAGCCGGGCCGGTTGAGTGTTACGGATGCCACAGGGCGGGGGTCCGGGCAGAAATGCCGGTGGTACCGGATGCGCCGCGCATGAAACGGAATCAGCCGGATGCGGTTTTCATGACCGGGGGAACCACCGGAGAAGGCCAGGCCGTCTACCGGATGTCACCGGTTGTTTTTGATCACAAACAGCATGAAACAGCGGCCGCCTCCTGCCGGGTCTGCCATCATGAATCTCTGGAATCGTGCAGCCAGTGTCACACGCCGGCCGGAGATGAAAAAGGCGGGTTTGTCCGTCTGGAACAGGCCATGCATGCCCAGACCGAATCCGCCAGCTGTGTGGGATGCCACGCCCAGGAAACCCGTAAAACCGATTGTGCCGGTTGTCATGATGTCATGCCCCGGCCCCGGATGACGGAGAACGCCTGCCAGGTCTGCCACAATGACCCGGACCGGACGGTGGTGCATGATCCTGAAATGCAACAAATACGAGCTGATACGTTTGTTTCTGCTGCCTCCGACGAATATCGGCCCGTGATGCCAAAAGATATCCCGGAGACTGTCACCATCGGTGTATTATCCGACACGTATCAGCCCAGCCGTTTTCCTCACCGGAAAGTCATGGACGGCATTGCCCGGCGGGTGGAGGACAGTGATCTGGCCAATACGTTCCACAAAAATCAGCAGACCCTGTGCATGGGCTGTCATCACAACAGCCCGTCATCTTTGACCCCGCCCGACTGTGCTGCCTGCCATGCCGTTGCCGGTGATGGTATGCCGACATCGGCACCGGGCATTCCGGATTTGAAAACCGCATACCATGGCCAGTGCATGGGCTGTCATGACAAAATGGAAATTGCGGCCGTACCGTCCACGGACTGCCAGATTTGTCATGAGAAAAAATAA
- a CDS encoding RrF2 family transcriptional regulator — MRLTTKSRYGTRLVIDLALYGKEKSIPLNEVARRQNISIKYLEQLVRKLKQAGMIKSQRGPHGGHSLAKSPSDIRVGDIVRTLEESTAITDCAETDARQCGICNQAGDCLSRWVWVKASQAMFECLDNITVADLLQHPPS; from the coding sequence ATGAGACTCACCACCAAAAGCCGTTATGGTACCCGTCTGGTCATTGATCTGGCCTTATACGGCAAAGAAAAATCCATCCCCCTCAACGAGGTCGCCCGGAGACAGAACATCTCCATCAAATATCTGGAACAACTGGTCCGGAAACTCAAGCAGGCCGGAATGATCAAAAGTCAGCGGGGACCCCACGGCGGCCATTCCCTGGCCAAATCTCCATCCGACATCAGAGTGGGCGATATTGTGCGCACACTGGAAGAAAGCACTGCCATTACCGATTGTGCGGAAACAGACGCCCGCCAGTGCGGCATCTGTAATCAGGCCGGGGACTGTCTGTCCCGATGGGTGTGGGTGAAGGCCAGCCAGGCCATGTTCGAATGCCTGGATAACATCACGGTTGCCGATCTGCTACAGCATCCCCCTTCCTAA
- the hmcF gene encoding sulfate respiration complex iron-sulfur protein HmcF, whose product MPEGTYCNKKPINTPEEVNFLLSDSSGTKYYEEMKLLDVDSQLLASTIQKTMKTRLKTWLEICAHCGMCADSCFLYQVNGKDPKQVPAYKIQSTLGEIVKRKGKVTNAFMRHAMEVAWAQCTCCNRCGMYCPHGIDTGIMFGYLRGLLYQQGFVPWELKIGAGMHRAYRAQMDVTDADFVETFEWMVEEYEDDYPGLTVPVDVEDADIFYTVNAREVKHYPEDLAEAAVLFHAAGENWTIASKGWEQTSLAMFAGDWAACKMQVESVYGAMERLKPKRMVGTECGHAHRATVIEGPYWAGRPDGRPPVESIHYVEWLAEALESGKLKIDPEKRIQEPVTLQDSCNYIRNHGLKKATRTIMQHIVAPGYFIEMSPNKEHNYCCGGGGGFNGIGVFRKQRNRALLTKRDQILATGAKLVIAPCHNCWDAIRDLEEEYEIGIRWSFLKPLIIKMMIVPDHMKPEE is encoded by the coding sequence ATGCCGGAAGGAACATATTGTAATAAAAAACCGATCAATACCCCTGAGGAAGTGAATTTCCTGCTGTCCGACTCCAGTGGTACAAAATATTACGAAGAGATGAAGCTTCTGGACGTGGACAGCCAGCTGCTGGCATCCACGATTCAGAAAACCATGAAAACCCGGTTGAAGACCTGGCTGGAGATCTGTGCCCACTGCGGCATGTGTGCGGACTCCTGTTTTCTGTATCAGGTCAACGGCAAAGATCCCAAACAGGTGCCTGCGTATAAGATTCAGTCCACTTTGGGGGAAATCGTCAAGCGCAAGGGAAAAGTGACCAACGCATTCATGCGCCACGCCATGGAGGTGGCCTGGGCCCAGTGCACCTGCTGCAACCGCTGCGGCATGTACTGCCCCCACGGCATCGATACGGGCATCATGTTCGGATACCTGCGGGGTCTGCTTTACCAGCAGGGATTCGTGCCCTGGGAGTTGAAAATCGGGGCAGGCATGCACCGGGCGTATCGGGCCCAGATGGATGTCACGGATGCGGATTTCGTGGAAACCTTTGAGTGGATGGTGGAAGAATATGAAGATGATTATCCCGGTCTGACCGTGCCCGTGGACGTCGAGGACGCGGATATTTTTTATACGGTCAACGCCCGGGAAGTCAAGCATTATCCGGAGGATCTGGCCGAAGCGGCCGTGCTGTTTCATGCGGCCGGGGAAAACTGGACCATTGCATCCAAAGGATGGGAGCAGACCAGCCTGGCCATGTTCGCCGGCGACTGGGCCGCCTGCAAGATGCAGGTGGAATCGGTCTATGGCGCCATGGAACGGCTCAAGCCCAAACGGATGGTGGGAACCGAGTGCGGCCATGCCCACCGGGCCACCGTGATCGAGGGTCCCTACTGGGCCGGTCGTCCGGACGGACGGCCTCCCGTGGAATCGATCCATTATGTGGAATGGCTGGCCGAAGCCCTGGAATCCGGTAAACTGAAAATCGATCCGGAAAAACGAATCCAGGAACCGGTCACGCTCCAGGATTCCTGCAACTATATCCGGAATCATGGATTGAAAAAAGCGACCCGGACCATCATGCAGCACATTGTGGCCCCCGGGTATTTTATCGAAATGTCCCCCAATAAGGAACACAACTACTGCTGCGGCGGGGGCGGGGGGTTCAACGGCATCGGTGTTTTTCGCAAACAGCGCAACCGGGCTCTTCTCACAAAAAGGGACCAGATTCTGGCTACGGGTGCCAAACTGGTGATCGCCCCCTGTCACAACTGCTGGGATGCCATCCGGGATCTGGAGGAAGAGTATGAGATCGGCATCCGGTGGTCTTTTTTGAAACCATTGATTATCAAGATGATGATCGTACCGGATCATATGAAACCGGAAGAGTAA
- the hmcD gene encoding sulfate respiration complex protein HmcD translates to MEKTTMNTLFFTLQDFMVHTKGITYLIMGGILVALPLFWWFLTDRDDENGF, encoded by the coding sequence ATGGAGAAGACAACAATGAATACCCTGTTTTTCACACTTCAGGATTTCATGGTGCACACCAAGGGAATCACCTATCTGATCATGGGCGGCATTCTGGTGGCCCTGCCGCTTTTCTGGTGGTTTTTAACAGACAGAGACGATGAGAACGGTTTCTGA
- a CDS encoding universal stress protein — protein MFKKILFATSATRASDHAARVAFNIARAYHARLDIFHVLGVPSRGYSQVVVDIKTRERVDVDDDYMAWVQDEINTYYADYLKNDLNYDIHVAVGLPAREILRRARETEPDLILLGGSTEEEHDGVYKKTVAGTTLQKVARAARCPVLVVTRPAASFWGGISSITFGTDFSKASDKAFEFALKMAQALGCELNIFHALAIGHPSGERLLSQDEIEQKIREKMRMIRARYESRLKTLKQYSMEVWEGIPYMEIVKYARERHSDLIIMAHHSRKLETEDRAFGSNVEQVIVRAGCPVISINR, from the coding sequence ATGTTCAAGAAAATTCTGTTTGCCACATCAGCGACACGGGCCAGTGACCATGCAGCCCGGGTAGCATTCAACATTGCCCGGGCATATCATGCCCGTCTGGATATTTTTCATGTGCTGGGCGTCCCTTCCCGGGGATACAGCCAGGTGGTGGTGGATATCAAAACCCGGGAGCGGGTGGATGTGGATGATGATTACATGGCCTGGGTTCAGGATGAGATCAACACCTATTATGCGGATTATCTCAAAAACGACCTGAATTATGATATTCATGTGGCTGTGGGACTGCCTGCCAGGGAAATTCTGCGCCGGGCCAGAGAAACTGAACCGGACCTGATCCTTTTGGGCGGCAGCACGGAAGAGGAACATGACGGGGTTTATAAAAAAACCGTGGCCGGCACCACCCTCCAGAAAGTGGCCCGGGCCGCCAGATGTCCGGTGCTGGTGGTCACACGTCCGGCCGCCTCTTTCTGGGGAGGCATTTCCAGCATCACGTTTGGTACCGATTTTTCAAAAGCCTCTGACAAGGCATTTGAATTTGCCCTGAAAATGGCCCAGGCCTTAGGGTGTGAGCTGAATATCTTTCATGCCCTTGCCATCGGCCATCCGTCCGGTGAAAGGCTTTTGTCCCAGGATGAAATCGAACAAAAAATCCGGGAAAAAATGCGGATGATCCGTGCCCGGTATGAATCACGGCTCAAGACACTCAAGCAGTACAGCATGGAAGTGTGGGAAGGAATTCCTTATATGGAAATTGTCAAATATGCCAGGGAAAGGCATTCCGACCTGATCATCATGGCCCATCACTCCAGAAAGCTGGAAACAGAGGACCGGGCCTTTGGCAGCAATGTTGAACAGGTTATTGTCAGGGCGGGCTGCCCGGTAATCAGTATCAATCGATAA
- a CDS encoding hybrid sensor histidine kinase/response regulator codes for MAETVLIMDSDREHGEAIQTHLQRHQYDVTVADDAQETLERLEDEKWNILLGDPLIDEEAATARIADLLKEDPSVQLIVYGTSEQVDRAMDRFALDAVAYLDLPINSKALILNMARARNHFLKNRKIDRYVQRLTDLHTARNHFLQLFDSVPCFISVQDRNLRITAINKWFKQHFGNSVGGYCYQVYKHRSSPCEKCPVIQTFEDGQIHSTEEVVTALSGRQYHVLTHTAPITDEKDEITQVMEISTNITQIRQLQDHLTSLGLMLGSMSHGVKGMLTALDGGIYQLETGLQKQDEARVSRAFDQVKTMADKIRDMVLEILNYARSRQMQYAPVPVTDLVESVMKNIRPAALKSNVICEVFLPDSPGIIEIDAVWMESALVNFLENAVDACAYDHEKPVHKVSLTITVEAQERVCFRIQDNGVGMDQETREKMFTLFFTSKGSRGTGLGLFIAHRVIQQHGGTVQVTSALNQGTKLIICLPRIPPGSIGENGVNPLPS; via the coding sequence ATGGCTGAAACCGTTTTAATAATGGACAGCGACCGGGAGCATGGAGAAGCGATCCAAACCCATCTCCAGCGTCATCAGTACGATGTCACGGTGGCGGATGATGCGCAGGAAACGCTGGAACGCCTCGAAGATGAGAAATGGAACATACTGCTGGGCGATCCCCTGATCGATGAGGAAGCGGCCACCGCCAGGATTGCCGATCTACTTAAGGAAGATCCCAGTGTCCAGCTGATCGTTTACGGCACATCCGAACAGGTGGATCGGGCCATGGACCGGTTCGCTCTGGACGCGGTCGCGTATCTTGATCTGCCCATCAACAGCAAGGCGTTGATCCTGAATATGGCCAGAGCCCGGAATCATTTTCTCAAAAACCGAAAAATCGACCGGTATGTTCAGCGGTTGACCGATCTGCACACCGCCCGGAACCATTTTCTCCAGCTGTTTGACTCCGTGCCCTGTTTTATTTCGGTCCAGGACAGAAACCTGCGGATTACCGCCATCAACAAATGGTTTAAACAGCATTTCGGCAATTCTGTGGGCGGGTACTGCTATCAGGTCTATAAGCACCGGTCTTCTCCCTGTGAAAAATGTCCCGTGATCCAGACCTTTGAAGACGGTCAGATTCACAGTACCGAAGAGGTGGTGACCGCACTTTCCGGAAGGCAGTATCATGTCCTGACACATACGGCCCCCATCACGGATGAAAAAGACGAAATCACCCAGGTGATGGAAATTTCCACCAACATCACCCAGATCCGGCAGCTGCAGGACCATCTGACCTCTTTAGGCCTGATGCTCGGATCCATGTCCCATGGGGTCAAAGGGATGCTCACCGCCCTGGACGGTGGGATTTATCAACTGGAAACCGGTCTGCAAAAACAGGATGAAGCCCGGGTGTCCCGGGCGTTCGACCAGGTAAAGACCATGGCCGACAAAATCAGGGATATGGTGCTGGAAATCCTCAATTATGCCAGGTCCCGGCAGATGCAGTATGCACCGGTCCCAGTGACGGACCTGGTGGAAAGTGTCATGAAAAACATCCGGCCGGCCGCGTTGAAAAGCAATGTCATCTGCGAGGTGTTTCTGCCGGATTCACCGGGCATCATCGAGATCGACGCCGTGTGGATGGAATCCGCTCTGGTGAATTTTCTGGAAAACGCCGTGGATGCCTGTGCCTATGATCACGAAAAACCGGTTCACAAGGTATCTTTGACCATAACCGTTGAAGCCCAAGAAAGGGTCTGTTTCCGGATACAGGACAACGGGGTCGGTATGGATCAGGAAACCCGGGAGAAAATGTTCACGCTTTTTTTTACATCAAAAGGATCCCGGGGTACGGGCTTAGGTCTTTTTATCGCCCACCGGGTGATTCAGCAGCACGGGGGAACGGTTCAGGTGACGTCCGCCTTGAATCAAGGCACAAAGCTCATCATCTGCCTGCCCCGGATTCCCCCCGGCAGCATCGGTGAAAATGGTGTTAATCCGCTGCCGTCTTAG
- the hmcC gene encoding sulfate respiration complex protein HmcC — MTDNGTHADRKWWTPFNVIVGIILAAGAVLTVMRFTQGIGAVTNLDNNNAWGLWIGFDLLCGVALAAGGYVTSAACYIFGLKRYHSAVRPAILTAFLGYALVVLALHYDVGRPWRLPYPIFVSQGTSSLLFEVGLCVFLYLTVLFIEFTPAAFEWLGLKKIRALVVKLTLILTIFGVVLSTLHQSSLGALFMIAPSKLHPLWYSSYLPVYFFISSMFAGMSMVIFESTLAHRYLSRHMDDVHHQEAPGVALGFAKAAAFVMAGYLGIKLIGIAIDDHWRLLATGWGMWYLVEVIGFVAFPAFLFAMGVREKNLKFVRWAAAWTVLGIVLNRLNISVIAFNYHLPSHERYVPSLMEIGTSVFIVTLGIVIYRFITTRMPVLHEHPDYSAHSPGQKSI; from the coding sequence ATGACAGACAACGGCACTCACGCCGACCGTAAGTGGTGGACCCCTTTTAATGTCATTGTCGGCATCATACTGGCGGCCGGTGCGGTATTGACCGTGATGCGGTTCACCCAGGGTATCGGGGCCGTGACCAATCTGGATAACAACAATGCCTGGGGGCTGTGGATCGGATTTGATCTGCTGTGCGGGGTGGCCCTGGCAGCCGGGGGATATGTCACGTCGGCCGCCTGTTACATCTTTGGATTAAAGCGGTATCATTCCGCTGTCCGGCCGGCCATTCTCACGGCATTTTTAGGATACGCCCTGGTGGTGCTGGCCCTGCACTATGATGTGGGACGTCCCTGGCGGCTGCCATATCCCATTTTCGTCTCCCAGGGGACCTCTTCTCTGCTGTTTGAAGTGGGGCTGTGCGTATTTCTTTACCTGACGGTCCTGTTCATTGAATTCACGCCGGCGGCCTTTGAATGGCTGGGGCTGAAAAAAATCCGGGCACTGGTGGTGAAGCTGACACTGATACTCACCATTTTCGGGGTGGTGCTGTCCACCCTGCACCAGTCTTCACTGGGTGCTTTGTTCATGATCGCTCCATCCAAGCTGCATCCCTTGTGGTATTCCAGTTATCTGCCGGTTTATTTCTTTATTTCCAGCATGTTTGCCGGCATGTCCATGGTGATTTTTGAAAGCACGCTGGCACACCGGTATCTGAGCCGTCATATGGATGACGTCCATCATCAGGAAGCCCCCGGCGTGGCCTTAGGCTTTGCCAAAGCGGCCGCGTTTGTGATGGCGGGGTACCTGGGTATCAAATTGATCGGCATCGCCATTGATGATCACTGGCGCCTTCTGGCCACCGGATGGGGCATGTGGTATCTGGTGGAAGTCATCGGGTTTGTGGCCTTTCCCGCATTTCTGTTTGCCATGGGTGTGAGGGAAAAAAACCTGAAGTTCGTGCGGTGGGCCGCCGCCTGGACCGTGCTGGGGATTGTTCTGAACCGGCTGAATATTTCTGTAATCGCCTTCAACTATCACCTGCCGTCCCATGAACGGTATGTCCCCAGCCTGATGGAAATCGGCACGTCCGTCTTTATCGTGACGTTGGGCATTGTGATTTACCGGTTTATCACCACCCGGATGCCGGTGCTGCATGAACATCCGGATTATTCAGCCCATTCGCCGGGACAGAAAAGTATTTAA